A part of candidate division WOR-3 bacterium genomic DNA contains:
- the yidC gene encoding membrane protein insertase YidC, whose translation MDETKRLILGFVLIFIVMWLFQLYTTQKKERVEEPPIEETSKEVISQKEEKIAELVKGKVKVMKDSSKLIKVETKLMNVYLSSFGGVVDSIYLKDYKVRFSPLNREGPFLSTSIIMGGKPIPLSLLPFKVEIKEGKNKKVIFSYTLDSIILNKTYTFEDSSYIVHLECSPKSKYLYEISAFETGEKFSREDYYSGVVYYAGGKAYHIKKGNLLKGLEEPFSGLYQWVGYKTKYFFGGFVPEDYIEDFTLKKSPKNPVLSIQAEDKARFYFGPLKYSILASVKKGFEDAIYFGWALIRPIAKFIYHFMQFLHNRVSSNYGVVVILFAFCLNFVFIPLTIHQAKSIGRMSKLQPKLQEIKRKYKDDPHRMNQEVINLYREIGFNPFSGCLTSIFLQMPIFISLFQVLNSSIELKGAPFALWIRDLSVRDPYFVFPVLTGISIFFQQRITSPQTHDEQQRMMSYMTPVFITAIFLTLPSGLTLYFFTYNILTLVTQILIKRRLKEV comes from the coding sequence ATGGATGAAACGAAAAGATTAATACTTGGTTTTGTTTTGATATTTATTGTTATGTGGTTATTCCAGTTATACACAACTCAAAAAAAAGAGAGAGTGGAAGAACCCCCTATTGAAGAGACTTCTAAAGAGGTTATTTCCCAGAAAGAAGAGAAAATTGCTGAATTAGTGAAGGGCAAAGTGAAAGTTATGAAAGATAGTTCAAAATTAATAAAAGTGGAAACAAAGCTAATGAACGTTTATTTATCTTCTTTTGGAGGCGTTGTAGATTCAATTTATCTAAAGGATTATAAGGTGAGATTTTCTCCTCTTAATAGAGAGGGCCCCTTCCTTTCCACCTCTATTATTATGGGAGGGAAACCTATTCCTCTGAGTTTGTTGCCTTTTAAGGTGGAAATAAAAGAAGGGAAAAATAAAAAGGTGATTTTTTCTTATACTCTGGATTCTATTATTCTTAATAAAACTTACACATTTGAAGATTCCTCTTATATTGTTCATCTTGAATGTAGCCCTAAGAGTAAATATCTATATGAAATAAGTGCTTTTGAGACAGGTGAGAAATTTTCAAGAGAAGATTATTATAGTGGAGTAGTATACTATGCAGGGGGTAAAGCTTACCACATAAAAAAAGGGAATTTGTTAAAGGGCTTAGAAGAACCTTTTTCAGGGCTTTACCAATGGGTGGGATATAAAACCAAGTATTTTTTTGGAGGTTTTGTTCCAGAGGATTATATTGAAGATTTTACTTTAAAGAAATCCCCTAAAAATCCAGTTTTGTCTATTCAGGCTGAAGATAAAGCAAGATTCTATTTTGGTCCTCTTAAATATTCTATTCTTGCCTCAGTGAAAAAGGGTTTTGAAGATGCTATATATTTTGGGTGGGCCCTTATAAGACCAATAGCAAAATTCATCTATCATTTTATGCAATTTCTCCATAATAGGGTAAGTAGTAATTATGGTGTAGTAGTAATCCTATTTGCTTTTTGTCTGAATTTTGTGTTTATCCCTCTTACAATTCATCAGGCTAAATCAATTGGTAGAATGAGTAAACTTCAACCTAAATTGCAGGAAATAAAAAGAAAATATAAAGATGATCCTCATAGAATGAACCAAGAAGTTATTAATTTGTATAGAGAAATAGGATTTAATCCTTTTTCAGGCTGTTTAACTAGTATTTTTTTACAAATGCCTATTTTTATATCTCTATTTCAGGTTTTGAATTCTTCTATAGAACTTAAAGGAGCTCCTTTCGCTTTATGGATAAGGGATTTATCTGTAAGAGATCCTTATTTTGTGTTTCCAGTCCTTACTGGAATTTCTATATTTTTCCAGCAACGGATCACGAGTCCACAAACTCATGACGAACAACAGAGGATGATGTCTTATATGACACCTGTTTTTATTACAGCGATTTTTTTAACACTTCCTTCGGGGTTGACACTTTACTTCTTTACTTATAATATTTTAACGTTGGTTACTCAGATCCTTATAAAAAGAAGACTCAAGGAGGTTTAA
- a CDS encoding R3H domain-containing nucleic acid-binding protein yields MVNQEIEVEGVNIEEALKKGLEKLSLEDKNQIEWEVLSSEEGLVRLRVKRKKTSDISNKEELVRREINAILEKLGTTGKIRIEKENDRLYVDIRTKDMDGILIGKSGKTLESFQHLLSRIIHSKDDSIELYIDVAGYRRKRERSLSSRAKAFAEEVKRSGREYIFQPLPPSLRRVIHLAVSEIEGVRTYTIGDSELKKVVIAPARGK; encoded by the coding sequence ATGGTTAACCAGGAGATAGAGGTTGAGGGTGTAAATATTGAGGAGGCGTTAAAAAAGGGTTTAGAAAAGCTCTCTCTGGAAGATAAAAATCAAATAGAATGGGAAGTTTTGTCCTCAGAAGAAGGACTTGTGAGGCTAAGAGTTAAAAGAAAAAAAACTTCAGATATTTCTAATAAAGAAGAGTTGGTTCGCAGAGAGATAAATGCAATATTAGAGAAGCTCGGAACCACTGGAAAGATTAGAATTGAGAAAGAAAACGATAGACTTTATGTTGATATTAGAACAAAAGATATGGATGGAATATTGATTGGAAAATCTGGAAAAACCCTTGAATCATTTCAACACCTTCTATCAAGAATCATTCATTCAAAAGACGATTCGATAGAGCTTTATATAGATGTCGCAGGTTATAGAAGAAAGAGAGAGCGATCTCTTAGTAGTCGTGCGAAAGCCTTTGCAGAGGAAGTTAAAAGATCTGGAAGGGAATATATATTTCAGCCTCTACCTCCATCTCTTAGAAGAGTAATTCATCTAGCTGTTTCAGAAATTGAAGGAGTAAGAACTTACACAATTGGCGATTCTGAACTAAAGAAGGTGGTTATAGCCCCTGCAAGAGGTAAATAA